DNA from Lemur catta isolate mLemCat1 chromosome 7, mLemCat1.pri, whole genome shotgun sequence:
ACATCATCTTCAGCACATTTCAACATATAGAAATAGAATGTTTCTGAAACAGCTTGTTTATTGTCTCCTGGTATGCCAAGAAAAATAGTTCCATTTCCCATGTTGTTTCCAAACCATATCTTGCTGTGTTTAATGTCTGGGGTCCAATCTGGGGTCTCCATCTCAcgaatttctattttgttgtcCTCCAAAGAGACAATGTTGCAGAtcattcttttttgattttcaaGCTGATAGCCACCAACAATAACAAATTCATCATTGTTAATTTGAGTCAGGATTGCACTGGAGACAGAGATCCCTCCTGGTAAGACAGTGCAATTAATAGCTGGGCTACCCAAGGGAAGGTCAACCCTTATTCTGTACAGGTTGGCAGGGCGGATGTTATTGGCAAGTGAATGTCCTCCTAAAATATAGATGGTATCACTTCTGGCAATAGAGACATGAAAAGACAGCCCATCCTGAAGTTCTGGAAGAATATATGATGTAGCACACCCAAATTCAAAATCCACTAGGAAAACATGGGGCAGGCAGTCAGCTACACTATTCCATTTTTCTGTGATTCTTTGGGTAGAAGGCATGTATGACCGTCCTCCAAAGAGAACACCCATACTTTTCCCTCGACTATACACCACATCAATAGAATGACCATATCTGGCTTCAGGAACATCTCCTACCAAGTCTTTCTCCATGCAGCGAAAAgtaacttttttgttgttcttggaAACAACAGACATGACATAAATCTTATCTGAAAGTTCATTGTTTGGTGTTTTCCCTCCATGGATGATATATTGATGCTTTTCAGACTCCAAGCTGCCTTTGACCATGCATGTGGCTGGGTAGCGAAGAGGAGGAAGGTAGCAGGAATCCTTAGAGAAAACTGCAGGCTTCAGTTTGAGATGGTTATGCTTTACATCAAAATGGAAAACTCCAGTGGGGCAGGATCTCTTGGGCCAGCCTTTTTGGCCAAAGAAGAAAACTTGTCCATCAAAATTCATCAGTGAGAAGCCTGGTTGAATTAAGGCCATGTTGTTACTGACTGTTACCATCTGCAGTGACATATTTTCTGATCGTGAGTAGATCTTTTATCtgaaagaattacaaaataaaatggcttAGAGTATCTCTTCATATAAATCACCGTATTTAGAGTCCCTCACATGTACAAAGCACGTTTAAAGAAAAAGTCCTCCCACAAGCTTACAGTGGGACCGAACGGGCAAAATCCAGGGAATTCGGCCAGCAAAGATCCACAGAACCTTCGTGCCTAATACCTATCTAAGCAGCTGGGACATGTTTTAGAGACGGACTATCCTCCCCTAGATTTCGGGGAATTGTAGTCCTTTTCCCTAAAGAGTTACGCCACACGTCAGCCCaaagaactacatttcccaggaaTCCGTTCTCTATAGGGCTGTGAAACTACGGCTAATTTGTCTTTGTCGCTTCAGGAGAGGAGACTCCTAGGACGTATGTGAATAAAGACGCCAAAGGTGCCAAGTACCTAGATGGGAACCAAGGTGAAACACTGAGGAACGGGAGGCGAGAGTGGCTGCATTAACACCCGGGTTACGGGAAGGCTACGGCACCAGGAGCGCGGTGTCGGGCAAACGCCTGCCCGGGTGCTGCTGCAGCCTCTCCTGGGGACTCTGAAACAGGTGACCCGGTAGGAACTGCTTCTGCCCGAGAGCGGTTGCCTGGAAACCATAGTCTGAAAGGACGCCTAGGCAGAGGTGTCGTTAGGACTCCTGCCTGGACGCTTTGGAGCGCGACTCAGGATTGAACCGCTGAGGCTCCTTGGGTTGCTGGGACTGGGAGTGGAAGAGGGTTGCGAGGTTACCAAAGCTGTGACTGTCTTGCAGAACCAAAAGATGAGTCCCTGAATACCTAAGAGTGCAGGAGAGAAATTGCCTGATAACGATTTTTACCATTCCTACATTTGGTAAATGGAAATACAGTTATTAGACTTTTGTAAGAGCCACTTTAAGgtcctttgttttctttactgcGTTTACTTCTGTTTTTAGAGTTCTTTCAGGGAAGCAGAGAACCTTCCTACTAAATACATCTCCCCTTCTTCCCTACTCTAGGAAAACAGAGTTAGTGGCAGTTGTTTCAGATCTCTTTCTAGCCCGAGAACTTTGAGGTAATTCTTTAATAATTCTGTAGTAAGCAGGCACTAATTAAAGAAGTGTTAGAATTATTCAGgatttcatatttgtattataaCAAAAAGGGTATTTACCAGATGAAGTAAgcttgatacatttttattttattattacctaCCTTAGAGAGACGTGAAATACACTCCCTGTTTGCAGTGTAAGTCCTAGGCACCAAATGTTAAAGGAAACAAAGCAGTACAAATTGCTTGACTTTTAAGAGTAAATAGTTAATATACTTCAAAAATAGTATAAAACAGTGGCTAAGAGTATGGGCTTTCAATACTGACTGGCAAGATTCAAATCCTGTGTCACTAACTACATGACTTTAgggaagttatttaacctctctgtgcctcagtttcctcatctgaaaattaagataattttacCTATCTCATATGGATGTCAGTTAtgattagtaatttttttttttaagagacagtgccttgctctgttacccaggctggagtgcagtggctcaatcatagctcactgcagcctccaacttctgggctcaagtgattcttatgttttggccttccaaagtgctgggattacaggtgtgagccactgtgactaGCTTGATTAgtaatttaatacatataaagcacttagaacagggcTTCTCAAACAGTAAATGatagttgttataattattcttgAACTTAGCAAAAGTAAGGTTGTTAGTGCACGATAACTTGCCAGTAATGGTGGCTGGTATTTAAAGCGTCAGAGAGGATTAGAAGGGGCTTTAGGATCTGGAAATCAGGTCAACGGGTATAGATGAATAAACTTTTGAactaataaatggataaatatatatgatGAGGGTGCTGGTGGCGATTTCAGTTTAATTAAcagataattcatttttcttgttgCCCTTTCTCTAACCCTAATTAAATATGCAGGCTGTGAAGTTGGATTCTCTGAGTCCAAATGTGGGCTGTAACACTTAGTTGCTGTGTAAccaccttgggcaaattatttttctctgttctgttttatctgcaaaatgggggtaaaTTAGTACCTATTCATtgatttgttttgagaaataaatgggaTAGCACATGTAAATCAcataacacagtgcctggcacataagtactcaatgaatgttagttgatgccatgatttatttttatttttcctgcaaaGGTTCCTTGGACCATTTGGTCACTCTAatgaggtgttttgtttttctttccgtTGAAGCACTTCTGTAGATCAGGTGTAATTAATAGCTAAATAATCTCTTGTACTTAAGATTTTCAGTTTTACTTGGGAGATTCCTCAAGGTGTGATCTTTTAGCAATCATCTTCTGGATTATTaaacaaaatgaggaaatggTGACTGGGAAGGATTATTACCAAAGTTGTAAAAGCaagcctctctctttctcagaccATGGTTGTTTGTAGATTTAGCAACTTGCCCTGCTTAAGAAATAACCTGGgcaagtgttttatttattcatagcCTAGCCAAGTCTACATAAGAAAAGGCACTTGAGTAACCAAGAAAATACTATTcacaggaataaaagaaaatactattgACCCTCAATTCAGTAAATGAAAACCATAAGTGATTAAGCTCAGCATGATGAGTGATTATTCTGAGGGTTGTCCCATTTTGGGTGGAGGGCACACCAAAACCAAAGCCTGCTTGTGTCAAATACCCATCAAAACTGTTATTGGAATATAAAGCAGGCCATACCAGGGTAATGCATTTCAGACCCAAAGGGGTTCTCCAAGAACATTTGCTCTTAAACAGcaagctttaaaataatattttcaccaTTGGCTTACGTTTAAGATTGTCAATAGGGATTTTGGCTTCTTATAAGTGAAAACACGATTATTGTAGATTAAACAGAAACATTTTCTTGGGCAAGACAGAAGATTGCCCATTTTTGTAGCTTAGTCTAGGTCCCTAAAGATTTTTGGAATAGGGGTTTTGACCTGTTCTCCCTTTGATGCTCTGTTCTTGGTTCACTTTATAATATCTAGGCCCTAAAAACAGTGGTAAAGTTTACCATTGCTCAGATGAGTTACCCCCTCTTGAACACAGTTCAAGTGTTTGCGTGTTTAATTTTTAGAGTACCCATTTTAAGCagatcatatatatatttacagaataAACCGGAACATTGAAAGTGTTTTCAcattattttgccatatttttcgAAATCTTGCTTTACTGATTTGAATATGTTTTCACTGGAGTAGTCTATTGCATCTCTCCCATGGTTTTAATATGACTATATTTGTCAcatcttggtttttaaaatgagtttttaaaagattatactAGATCTAAAATAACCTACTgaagtgtttttcttaaaataggcTAGCTAAAAAcaggcagatttttaaaaataagatactgTTCTTCAATGGAGGGAAGTTTCAAAGTCAACACAttggattctttttaaaagacagaaatatatgACCAATAAACTTATACAGTTTTCCCAACCCCATGCTAACATTTCTCAGCAGggagattttcatttattcactgtGAAGCTAGGGCACAGTTGAGTATGAAAAGAGGACTAATGGTATGAGGTCTGGGTTTGTAGTTTCCTGTGTCTGaactgactttttcttttttccaaagaaagaTACTGTACTCTGAAGCATTAAATCTTGCTGATCAGTGCTGCCCATGTTTTCTTGATTGCTCCAGAATAGCAGGTAACCTCATGTAATTGCAGATATTTAGTGCATGAATTAACACTATCTTGCATGGTTAGTCAGGTTTGAGgcatacattatttaatttttgctggCAGTAAAACCAAGATTAGGTCTTCCTTCCTATACTTATGCCAGAGAAAgatttatgtacaataaaataaataataatgctttgAAGGCCTGGGAATTAAATCCTTGCAGCAACCTGAGAACAAAAAGCCCCACGTTTTCCAAATTCTACATCATCTTTTCCCTCTCTAGACACCCAATCCACCTGTAACTAACAAGTTGCCAAATTATGGCATCATCATTCCCTTAAAGTTTACAAACATAGGCTCCCATCTTTTAGCTTTGGTAGAAATGAAGGTATTGGACCTACCTGAAGGCCAGAGGGGCTGCTTACCCCTCTCTGAATCTTTGCTGCTAAACCGGGTATTAAATGTCAGCACTTGGGGAAGATTCACTGACTGCCCACTATGACTGAGCCAAGCAGGAGGCTGACAGCAaagagcctgtgtgtgtgtgcctacaGATGTTCTAGTGAACACTGATCTAACGGGAGTAACTGactgtgaccttttttttttttttctttttagatagtTGGGGGAGATATCCACCAGGGTATACCCTCAAGATTTAA
Protein-coding regions in this window:
- the RAG2 gene encoding V(D)J recombination-activating protein 2; this encodes MSLQMVTVSNNMALIQPGFSLMNFDGQVFFFGQKGWPKRSCPTGVFHFDVKHNHLKLKPAVFSKDSCYLPPLRYPATCMVKGSLESEKHQYIIHGGKTPNNELSDKIYVMSVVSKNNKKVTFRCMEKDLVGDVPEARYGHSIDVVYSRGKSMGVLFGGRSYMPSTQRITEKWNSVADCLPHVFLVDFEFGCATSYILPELQDGLSFHVSIARSDTIYILGGHSLANNIRPANLYRIRVDLPLGSPAINCTVLPGGISVSSAILTQINNDEFVIVGGYQLENQKRMICNIVSLEDNKIEIREMETPDWTPDIKHSKIWFGNNMGNGTIFLGIPGDNKQAVSETFYFYMLKCAEDDVNEDQKTFTNSQTSTDDPGDSTPFEDSEEFCFSAEAYSFDGDDEFDTYNEDDEEDESETGYWITCCPTCDVDINTWVPFYSTELNKPAMIYCSHGDGHWVHAQCMDLAERTLIHLSAGSNKYYCNEHVGIARALQTPKRVLPLKKPPMKSLRKKGSGKILTPAKKSFLRRLFD